The Marmota flaviventris isolate mMarFla1 unplaced genomic scaffold, mMarFla1.hap1 Scaffold_210, whole genome shotgun sequence genome includes the window TCCCTGGTCACAGCCATCTCAGGACTTGACTGCATAAGCTACTGCATTCTGTTTTTCTCCTGGTGGTGGACAACTACCAAGGCCTTATTCTTCTCCACCTGGACACACGCCAGATCCCAGAAAGACATACATCTTTCACACCATCCTCGAGACTCCACACTCTGGGGAGACCCCACACACCAGCAAGTAGAGGTTGGGGGCCTCTCTTTCATCAACCCTGATGTCCAGAAACTGCTGGAGATGCTCATCAGCAAAAGAGCAGAACTAAAAGTGTGGAAGGAGAACACTAAGGATGGGTCCTCTTTCAAACCAATGAGCCCAGACCACTGCCTGCATTCTCTGGGGAAAATGCTGAAGTCACTGGGGGGCAAGAGGGACACCACTGCACACCCCTTCTGCAGCACAAAAGGGAAACCAGAGCAGCTCCCCGACTCCCACATGTCTCTTACCACCAGGCCCCGGGGGACTCCTTAGAGCACAAACGCAGCCAGCTGTTCTGGGGCCCGCCCTCTCTGCACAGTGAGTCCCTGGTGGCTACTGCCCAGGTGCCTAAGAGGTCCTCCGCTGCACGATGTAAAGATGTTACATTTAACAAAGTCTCTGACTCTTCCCCAGTTCCATCTCTGGCTGAAGTACCTCCACAACTTTCCCAGGACCAGCCCTTGCCCAGCTATGTGGCCCAATCTCAATTTTTAACACAAACACTGCCCCCATCTGAGGCTCAGGCCCAGAACCACACCCACCTCACATCCTTTCCCCCAAACCTACCACCTTCTTCTCCACCCCAGAAGAGGACCCAGAGAACAATCTGCCCTACATCCCAGGAGGAGGTATGGCCTTTCAGCCCAGCTGAAAATCAGCACGTGGAACGGCACTTGCAGAAGCAACATAAACAGAAGGAGGATTTACCCTCTTCACTCCAAAAATCTCAGGAAGCCAACAGCCAATCAGCTCTCAACCATTGTCAGCACAGTCACCCCTCCCTGACCCCCAAGTCAACCTCCATCCTTCCCAGGGATTCTAACAGCACCAAGCTCCAAGAGCGACCAGAGAAACACAGTCTAGGGAGGTTCACCACAGATGCACACCAGCATGGCCCTCCCTGCAGACTTCAAGCATCCCAGGACTTGACACAGCCTCGGGGCAAATTCCCAAGGAAGTGTTCTGGGTGCCAGGCTAAAGATAAGCATGGCCCCTTCCTGGCTGCCCGGCCCCCGGAACTTGCTTGTGAAAGCAGCAAAGGTGTGCAGAAGGTGAGGTCCAGGTGCTCTGAAAGATTCCTCAAGGGCCCAGAGCAAGACCTAGAGAGGCACCCACAAGATCTACCCTGGAATTCAAGAGGCACCTCAGTAAAGGTTCTGGAAAATGAAAAGGAGGATTCAGGAAGTAAGAAACTTCTGGAAAAAATCCTGCAAGACCATCTGAGCAGTAAGTTGGTACAGATCAATGAGGGCATAATCCCCGTGTACGTGCGTGGATCCTGGCTTGCTTCCAACTACACTTTTCCCAAGTACAGCACCAACAAAAACAGTATCAATCTAGCGTCCTCCAAGGACCAGCTATCTCGGGTGAACACCTCCCAGAATCTTTCCTTCCTGGATCCAGGAACTCACCTGATGCTAGAAACAGATATCATGAGGTCTCGAGTGCGACACAGGTGGAGTCCACACCTCCAGACCCTAGATCCCCTGAGTCAAGACTTTGATGAGAAACCAGCCTCACCCGTTCCACAGCCAGACCTTCCCTTGGTCCCCTGTGACTCCGCAGACGACTCCACTGCCCAGGCTGCCAGGTTCCCAGAAGGACTTCCTTGGAAAGGTCCAGGAGAGAAGGCAATGAAAAAAAAGGCAGTCCCCACCCTGCAGAGTCCCCTCCCTGAGCCCTCACCTGCAGAGATGCAGAAGGCCTGGAGAGGAACCCCACTGGGTGGCAGCCATGAGCCCTCAGTGGTCCCTCCAGCTACACAGGGGGACCCCCTGCCTTCTCAACCTCACACTTACAGTCTCTCAGGCAGAACCCAGCCCAGCAGGATTATCACAGGAATGGCAAGAGGCAGCCTCGAGCCCAGTCCAGGCTTGAGAGAGGCCAGGTATGAGCCATGGGAGGAGAGTGGAGTTGTGGCCTCAGGAATGGCAATGCCGGAAGGCAAAGAAGAGTCCCAGTCTTCAAGATCTGAAGAGACCAGAAAGAcagaggtggagaaggaggagccTCCTGAGAGGGaagtccctcccctccctgccagAGAAACGTCAGATCCTCCAGAAAGCTGTACTGAGAGAAGGAAGAATCACGTTTCGCAGTCTCTGCACCCCAATAAAAAAGGCAGAGGGCAGGAAGATTCCTTGCAAAAAGTCAAACCCCTGCCAGCCACTACCAAGATCCAGAGATCAGTCTCAAGCAGAGTGCCAATGGATGATGAAACGGCTGAGGCCCAGAACATCGTGACAGCTGTTGGACAGATCCTGGTGGACAAGCTGGCACATCAGCATGCAGGCAGTCCACCAGAGTTACACTGACATAAAGAAGAGCCCAGGCCCCTCGTGGTGGGTAAGCTTGTCACCACAGGGGTCCCTCCTACAGAAAGCAAAGGGTAAATAATGAGTGATATGGCCTGTACCGCCAGCCAGTCCAGCCAGCTCAGGCCAAGGGGGCAGGCCTCCCAGTCACTGCCACTATTACCCACATGCTGTCTGCAAAAAGGTTCTATCTGGTCAAACATACcatgtttttcagttttcctggtaagaaaagtttctttctgaaaaaaaaaaatatacatatcagTCCATACAGAGAATGACTGCTGTGCCTCATGTACACTCTTTGTGTGCTGATGGCTTCTTCCTATGGAGGTGACTACTGCTTTCTAACTCacgtttttttttctcattagaggTCGTGGCTTTTGTCTATGCCATGTTGAGGCATAGGGAAAGGGTCAACAGCCCTGTGCCCTCTTCTGGGTACAACTATTTGTGCAGTAACTGTCCAATGATTTGTCATGGTGGGTCCAGGGTGagatatttgagaaaaattttatgtttGAGCCAAGGAAGAAGGCAGAGTGGCATGGGGTCGTCATAAGTGGTGCCATGCCCTCACAGTGCCAGCCATCAGCTTGGGGGAAGGAGACGTCATGGGCTGATTGTCCACCCCATTCTACCCTAGGCCTCCCCCTAGGCTCCCCCACCACAGGCCTGGAGAAGCTCTGACACAAACCTAAAAGGAAGCAATCCTTCAAGCAGGGATGATGGATTTCCAAAGGGTATCTTAACAGGCCTGTACAACACTGCCTCTTGAATTCCAGAAAGGATGAGTTGACAACTGGTGGAAAGTCCAGGACTAGGGCACTCTGGTTGTGACTTGCAGCCTTGTGACCTTTACACATACATACAGCTCTAGTAACACTCCCTGGAAGAATAGGCACTTAAAAGGGCCACGGAGGCAGCCTGGGGTCACGGAGAAAGTCTCCTGGCTTCAGTCCTTGTTTGTCCCATAGATTCCCAGGGGGAAAGGCAATCAGACAGGATATGTACCCACAAGGGAAAGTGACCTGTTCAAAATGTGGGAGTTTCCTGGGGAAGGGGGACAGGCCAGGACTTGGGGACAGGTCACTTCTGGGCCTTGCTCTgcttccagtccagatttcttcTTCTCAGGGCCTGTCCATATGGGAAAGCAGAAAATCACAAAGCAGGGAGAGGATCCACTTCTCTAGAGTGTTCCATGTTGTGCCCCATACACAGTGACAAGTGGGCACTGCTCCATGGGCCTCATTCATTCCCTGGTGGGCAGTCCTGCTCCAGGAGGCACCACTGAGGCAGGAAACATGCCTGTCAAGACCCTCCCTGTGCATGGAACTGAGGGCCCGCAGGGTGTGGGTACAATCACCATAGGCCTCTCCTGGGCCAGGTTACGGCAGCTCCAGGGGGAAAGCAGAAATGGCCTGGGCCAGGCACTGCCAGGTCCTCTCATGTACCAAGGGGCAAGTTCTGGGTGGGAAGGAGTCGGACAGGCACAACATGGCTCCGGAGGGGACAAGTACCACAGACAGCAATGCCAATGGGCCAGACAGAGGCAGGTGGAGGCAAGTTTCTGTCCCTTCTCCTGCCACCAGCCCTGTCCTTCATGAGGGGCAAGAAGGCTATGGATGGGGGTGTTTCCACAGAGACCTCCACGGAGATTTCCCCAGAATCCTCCACGGATGCCTCCATAGAAACTCCCAGAGACCTACGCGGAGACACCCCCATAGAGATCTGCACAGAATCCCTGAGAGAGACTCATACTGAGAGACCCCAGAGTCCTCCACAGACACCCTGACACACCCCCCACAGAGCAACACAGTTCCCCAGTGAGTTCATCACAGAACCCCCAGAGTCTTTCCCAGAGGGCTCCACAGACTCCTACAGAAACCCCCACCGACAGACTCCCCAAAGGCCTCTGGAGTTCCCGACAGAGACCCACACCGAGGTCCTTGGAGTCCACCACAGTGGCCTGACACCTCGCGGGACCTCACATGGCCCACATATGGACCCACACCCAGAGCACACAGAGGCCCCAACAAGAACCCACAGAGAACTTCAGAGCCTGCTGACCACGACCGCAGAAAACACCTTACAAGGATCTCCCTCAAAATAAGGGGAGAGATCCTCACAGAGACCTCTGACAGAGACCCCCCACAGCAACTTCTCAGGGCCACAGGCTTCACACCGCTCCCTCACGGAGACGtcactcagcctcccaggcctaTGGAAGCTCCAGATTCTCATGAAGAATCCTCAGACACCCTGAAAGACGGCCCTATAGAAACCGTAGAGACAGCACAGGGACTCTCACTGCCACACCCAGACCTCACAGATTTCCAGAGACCTCACAAAGAGCACCCTCAAGAGGCTCCTCCCAAAGAGACCTCCGACACAAGCTGGCACAGAGAGACCTCCCGTGGAAACCTGTGCAGGAGCGCCACAGGCCACCTCCCACACATGCCCTCTCAGGGAGACCGTAAGTCATTCCCACAGGACCTCATGCTGCCCCCACAGAGACCTCACACATTTTCTACACAGTTCTCCCACACAGACCTCACCCGGAGACAACACGCAGAGACCTCCCCCCGCCCCAGGGTCCTGATGGAGACCTCTCAGAGACCTCAGAGGCTTCCCAAGGCCTCACAGTCCACACAGGGACTCCTCCTATGCAGACACCGTGGAGACACTACATGAAGACATCTCGCCGCAACGGAGAATCCTCTACACCCACTCCAGAGACCTCACGCAGTTTTCAAGAGACCCCACAGAGGCACTTCACAGAGGTCCCAAAGAAACCTTTCACAGAGACCCCACATCCATTCTTCCCCCCTAGTAATCTGAAACCACGTAGCCAACCGGAAGCATAAGAGGGACACAACCAGCCTTGTCCTGCCCCCAGACCCCTGAGACACTGAGACACTGTCAACGTGGCCTCCCAGATGGCGTCTCTGCCTGGGAAAATCCTTGGGAACTTCTGTTCCTTTGTAATGCCGTTGCCTCTGGACAGAAGAACTGCAGATTCCAAGTGCGGACCTGAAAAATTCCTCCCTCTGCAGGTTTACACTAGCCTCAGCTCTGACCCACAGTTAGAGACtcacaaattttaaacaaaaacgaATGCTGCCAACCTTCAGTGATATAAATCATCTTATTTGTCCAGCTTTAGTTATTAACAAGTCAAATGTGTCAGTGTCGCATTTTATGTCATTGGAGATAAGAACTGAATTCAAGATGGTCGGCCACTTTGGAAACACAATAAAGACCTGTAACAAATGGACTCTAAAAATAAACCAGCAACCAGGCATCAGGACTGACTCCAACTTCCAGGGAGCTGTCCAACTAGCACATTTTTCTGCACATAACAGGTAGTGTCAACTTTGGagaatttgctttattttcaagtGAAACAAGAAtcatggaaagatttttttacaaataagatTTCTggcaatattcttattttatcctCTGGGAAGGCTATTTTTAATCCTCTGGGTAGTTATAATGTTTTGTTCCTTAAAATATGGTTAAAACCCTCAAATGATATTAcacatttctaaaacaaaagtaTTAACGTTCAGTGAACATAGCTTAAACTGATGAACTAAATAGAAAATTTCACTTTGAAAAGAATTCTAAGAGATGAACATTTTCTAAGACTCAGGCAGTCAAGTTCTGTTATATATTCATTATAGGACTGAAAAGGACACATTGCTTCAAACAGTTTAGAATCCTTCAAAATATATCAGTCTATGTTTGAGATACACATGGAGCCTAATGAAAGTACTACCGAGGAATATTTAAACACCCAAATTGAGAAAATTGtatatttaatcatatttatATTAGAATAACCATAATGAAAAGTCTCATTTATTTAAACCTCAGCTCCAAAAGATGCAATTGGTAAGACTGCAAACTTCTTATCACTCATGAGCAACCCACTGTTCttgtctcatttattttaaagacatctgTCAAGCATGTCACTGGTCGGGTCTCTCAGATTATCCATCATGATAAAAACATCACACTCCTTTCATTAAAAAGAGCAGAGCTGTAGCAAAGCTCTTTAAGTCTGTTTCAACAAGAAATCCCCTTCAACATAATTACAAAGTTATACCTATTAATTTTCTACTGTACTCCCTTATAATGTCATCAAATCACAAAATGAAGCAATATGATCATGAATGTCCTCTAGTACTCTCTATTGgactatttgtttttttatagtgAAACTCTACAGGGTAAGTTTAGGTTATCAGATCAACAGgaaacaaattaggaaaaattctatacagaaaatattttaccaagaatactgtatgcttttcaaatttatttttttgagagagagagagagagagaattttaatatttattttttagtttttttcggcggacataacatctttgtatgtggtgctgaggatggaacccgggccgcacgcatgccaggcaagcgtgctaccacttgagccacatccccagcccctcaaatttatttttaacagggTTAAATTAAGTAATTACTCCTCAATCTTTAGAGGCACTTGTAAAGCCTGAACACAGACAAACATTCATAACAAATAGTTAATTACTATGACATTCTGAATGTGTTGTCCCTCAGTAGCAACTCATAGTTTAATTAGTTGtgcaaaacaacaaagaacaGATTGCAATAAAACAATATTCTCATCCATCACTGCATATGCATCTGTCACAAGTCATACCGATGATCTGTGTCCAATTTTCATGGCAGAAACCCAGAACTTTATCCAGAAGAAGTAAACCAGGGGATTCAATCCATTACAAAGACATTTACACTACAGACTTTATGgccatctgtattttattttcataagatttACCTACTGTAAACCTTATagatattttagcatttttatacatACCAAGAAATAGATAACCAAAAAGTTAGGTATtagagaaaataacaaaaatatatctcatttgttttcaaattttttcacATCAAAACATTTTGCtgcaaataatttgttttattttgcagtaaCTAGAGAATGAATCCAGGGATTAGtacaagcaagtgctctaccactgagctacagcccaagcccctttttaatttcattttgagacaggatcttgctaaattgcataggTTGGCTTCCAATTTGCAATCATTCtccctcagactcctgagtagctgggattacaggggtgtaccaccatgtccagcttgaAGTGACTTTTTAAATCCACAGATGAAAGACTCTCTAAATGACATTTAGAATCTATTGCAAATTCAGTTTTGAAATAGACGTTTATTTAACACAGGGTTCACACTGACTTCAACAAATCAGGCGTTCCAGAATACAATCTGGAGTGGTAAAATATGTGATGCCTTCTTCATACTCCAAGAGAAAAAGCTCTTTTGCAAATAAGCAAAACCAAATCCAAACAAAAACAGGGAGGTGTTCTACATTGTTATCTCTAGGAACAATTCCCCTTCATAGACTACAATGCTGTTGACAATGTCAAGCACTTTGACTTGTAAATAACTCCCACAGGAAGAAGTTTCTCCAAGTTTTCCCAGACACAGCTACACTTTCTGTCCTTCTCACCACCTTAACAGTAGGACACATCTAGCTCCAGAGAGTCCCTATGGCTTCCCCCTGTGTTCTCTAAAATTGGTCACATTCACAACCATTCTTGTAACACAATCAGTTGCTGTAATTATTTCTGGGCCCATGTGGATTGCTGCATTTTCCAAACAGATGCAGGTCTCTGTGATTACTCAGAGGTCTGCTAGGGCGcccctccctgggctggggaATCCTGATCAGAACACCCATCTCCCCATAAACACGTGGCCCATGCTTCTCACTCCCTTGGAACCACAGTTACACAAACCACACAGGTGAATCTAACAtccaaaaatctataaaataatgctGTGCCAGCCACAGTGAATAGGGATTAGAAAATGCTAAGCTCTCTCTAGGGAACATGGCTGGCACAGCCCTGCAGTCTGAACATTTTTGTGCATTAGCTTTCCTCACTCTCATTCTATCTGCAGCTCTTCCTTCCCCCCTTTGTCCAGGACTGGAAATTGCTGCCACCTGCTCCCTCATGTTGTTACAATCTCTACCAGTTTACGCCAACAACCACTTGACCACACAGATGTCTCTCAGCTCAGGAATCCTACTGAAACTTTTCAAGAAAGACTATCCCACCACCCTTCTATATTCCTGCCGTAATCTGTTGCTAAGAACACTTTACATACCTATCTCCAACATCAAGAAAAACTTCATAAGGTGCACGAATTTCCTTTGTACACTGTGGTCCCTGGAGTGAAACTTTCCACATTCTAGGTCTATGACTTAGGCAAGTCCCTCAGTGTCTCCAACATCACTTCCTAAAATGAGAATgaaagttaataatattgtagTGAAGAGGAAATGAGTTACAATACTAAAACACTTTGCATAATTCCTACTGGATGACTTTGATATcatcactgtttttatttttactgcatAATTGCCAACTTAACATTTACTTGTTGAATAAAGTACACAGAATTGTGGTATATTGTTTCCAGAATTAAGCAATTCATTTTCTAGCACAAAAGCTAACATTTAATACACACTAGAGATTTACAGTTCTGAGGGAAAAAGGAATATTCTTTCAAGTAACTTTTCAAATCTCATTTTTGAACATAGTATTTTGTGGGTTTCTATTAATTTACTTTGGCATTAAAGGACTATTTTCTCTAATCCCAGTTACTGCTGCTTTGACTGTGAACAAGCTGCACTCATGGACATCTTCTAAACTGACTTTGTTCTCTCCACACTGCATAGGCACACCTGCTTCAGCCCTTGGTTGAAATCTAGGGACCCCATGGCTTACCTGCTCCACTGGTTCTCTCCAGGGGCAGAATGAGGTCTGGTTGCAGTAATTACTCTGTCAGTCTCAGGTTCATAGTCAAAACAGGACACTGCATGAAACCCGAAATTTCTCTCTCAGAAACAGCCAGGCTTGCTGGAATCCTGAATTGCCAGGCCAGTAAGCCGCAGGTAGACTTCTCCCTTCGCATTTGGTACACCTACCTCTTCCACCAGATGGGCCTAGGGATCTTGTCTCTGACCACATCAAGTCCAGCATCTACCCTGGAGTAAAACAGCAAGAAAATATCACTTGATGGGTGCTGCTCTTCCCTGTGCCCACAAGGATTCTATCTGAACTAGACATGCGTTCAGAGGGGACTCCTTCATGGGCATTCCCTGGGGTTTCCTGGGCCTCGCTCTTGTAATTCCTCTGGCTGGTCCTCACAGTTTTCCACCTGGACCACCTCATCAAGTAGTACCCTTGCTGTCACCCTCTCTTTCCCCACCCCAGGGCTCTCAAGCTGTGGTCTAACTTTGGACCCTGTGGAGGGAAAGCAGTTATTCCAAAGGCAGCCTCTTCTTGTTTCTGGGTACTACAGCTTTCTACTCCCAGGTGGCTCAAAGATGGTCAGAAAATAGTGTTTGAGTTCTCCCAAATGCCAGAAGGAACACAGGCTGGTTACCACTCACAGCTGGTTCCTAGATGGgaattgtttaaagaaaaaagtgacaAAGCTTAATTCAACAAAGCTTgcctaaagaaagaaaggaaaaaggttcTAGCACCAGGTTGCACTTGGCATCACAGACGGTTAACCCCGCCACCTGTGCAGATCACACTCACCGCCAGAGAGAAGGAAGCGCCACACTGAAACCACCTGATTGGCTGCAGTCAGCTCCTGACCTTATGCGCATGGTCAGATCAGCCCACAGCACTTGATTGACTAAGCTGCCCTGCTGTGATTGGCAGAGACTTAGTTGCTGGGTTACAGGCGAATGCCTACCGTGAATTGGGTTTCAGTTTATGTGCATAGCAAGCTAGGTGACAGTGCACTAGGTACGGAGGCCCCTTTGGGACAGCCTTCGTGCAAGTTATAGAGACAGGTTTAggacaaaattattttagtttaacAATTAGTCCCATTACGTTCATATTTTCAGATCTCGCCTGAGAGACCAAAACCATGAATGTGGACGGTGACACTATCTTCTACAATCTTCAAAACGGATCTGCTTGATTTCCGTACGGACTTCACAATTTCACACTGTCTAGCTAGTTAGACGCTCGGGCagagtggtgcaggcctataatcctagccagtcaggaatctgaggcaggaggatggcaggttcgaggccagcctcggcaacttagagaCTGGAAGCCACCTCCTGAGAccctaataaaaaaattaaaaataaataggctggggatgcGGCACCCCCGCCCCGGGTTCCATCTCCAGAACCCCGAGCCCCCACAAAAAAGTTAGTTTGCTTGTAGGTTTTATGCCTACTATATACAACAAGCCCCCTGCTGTCCCCGGACAGCGGTGTGTGAGCGCTTCAACTTGAGTACACCATACAGGGTCCTCACAGCCTGGGGACTGTCGTGCCCTAGTCTCATCCTTAGGAGAAAATACGTGACAGCCCATTCACACTTGGCCCGGGCCTCCTATCCTATAATCATCATGTAGAATCCAGCCTTTTACAACAAGGAATTATTTTCTGAATCGCTGTCATATGCCtatgattttaaatgaaaaaataaaaaataaaaataaaactagtaaaataaaatcaaatttgtattttaaaaatctcattgatTTGCTTGATACAAATTGACTTTTAGCTTTTAATTCAGTAAAAACAGGTGATAAATGGCACAGACAttaatgtgagaaaataattgttttggcAAAAACAGTGGAATAACTGTTATTAGAAATGCTCTGGACAAGTATTGTTCCAGATTTCAGGATTTTCAGATTGTGGAATATTTCCACAGATTTTACCAGTTGAACATCCCTAATTCAAAAATCTGATAGTTAAAAAgttccaaaatctaaaaatttttgaGCATACTATAATGTTCACAAAATATCACATTTTGGAtcatttcctatttttgttttcaacttgGGGATGCTTAACCTGTATGTAAATTAGGGCATATGAGCACTTGAttaattttgtcttaatttttatgGATTTGAACTACAAAGAGCTCTTGGCTCTGTTTGTCTCTTAGTTTGTTCATAAAATAGAATGTGCAATATCCACCAGAATGCAATGTACAATATTGTTAGCAAATCCCAAACTTTGATCCTAGAGGAACATGTGCAGGTGGAAACCTAATGAAGAACAGGAGAAGGGAGGTAGCTAAGCGAACTCCTGGGGTCATCTGCTCACCATGGTTTTAAAAGACAGTAAGAGCAAACAGGAGGGGCCAGGTAACCCGTGTACAGTCAGCAATGCTGCAACAGTAGCTCCCCCAGAAGGTGAGTCTCCGCGGTGGCACTTGGCAGAAAATACATTTGAGGGACATTTTCTCTGTACTGGATTTTGGAATGGAGCCAGAGATTTCACCCTTATTGaagtgtttcctttttctttccaggGAGGgacatttcacacacacacccGTCCCCTTTGTGAAGCAGCAGCTTCTCTTTGGGGTCCCCTCTGTCTGTCATCAAATACATCAAGGGCACCTGCAGAGTGCTGGCATCTTGCGGGTGTGAAGGTCACTCAACATCTCCCAAAGGGCAGGGGAGAGAGTCCTTGCACAGTTCTCATTGGCTTGAGGGACTTTTGTGTTAAGGTGTTAACAACAAGCTCATGAGAGTGCTCTTGGGTATCTGGACTCTAGAGACTTGGTCTATTTCTCTTTGACCATTAATATAATTCAAAAGAATGCATATTGTAGAAATGATGCTTTAGCTCCTCCCTGagctgagattttattttattatttttggaggaaccagattttaaatatttatttttactataattattatcacataataattgtacaaaGAAATAGAATCACTGTGATATTTTCACACATGCATGCATTACCCTCAAACCACCTCCCCCAGCATCTTTTCCAATCCCTAGCAATCCCTTTTCTactttcaatactttttttttt containing:
- the LOC114092951 gene encoding spermatogenesis-associated protein 31E1-like, which produces MFKQRSASKQIEKRCRKKSKKKRSILKACRDCRKKVEETQQLALILQSHLRKFHENITFLQLLHEDAPGEVFKPGPAGANQPPLQNVEHSSSTSMSLLTSLLPLTKHPLPLASSLSDEARDHQPGLNRVPLGPIPQGSLSGSSYWASLVTAISGLDCISYCILFFSWWWTTTKALFFSTWTHARSQKDIHLSHHPRDSTLWGDPTHQQVEVGGLSFINPDVQKLLEMLISKRAELKVWKENTKDGSSFKPMSPDHCLHSLGKMLKSLGGKRDTTAHPFCTYHQAPGDSLEHKRSQLFWGPPSLHSESLVATAQVPKRSSAARCKDVTFNKVSDSSPVPSLAEVPPQLSQDQPLPSYVAQSQFLTQTLPPSEAQAQNHTHLTSFPPNLPPSSPPQKRTQRTICPTSQEEVWPFSPAENQHVERHLQKQHKQKEDLPSSLQKSQEANSQSALNHCQHSHPSLTPKSTSILPRDSNSTKLQERPEKHSLGRFTTDAHQHGPPCRLQASQDLTQPRGKFPRKCSGCQAKDKHGPFLAARPPELACESSKGVQKVRSRCSERFLKGPEQDLERHPQDLPWNSRGTSVKVLENEKEDSGSKKLLEKILQDHLSSKLVQINEGIIPVYVRGSWLASNYTFPKYSTNKNSINLASSKDQLSRVNTSQNLSFLDPGTHLMLETDIMRSRVRHRWSPHLQTLDPLSQDFDEKPASPVPQPDLPLVPCDSADDSTAQAARFPEGLPWKGPGEKAMKKKAVPTLQSPLPEPSPAEMQKAWRGTPLGGSHEPSVVPPATQGDPLPSQPHTYSLSGRTQPSRIITGMARGSLEPSPGLREARYEPWEESGVVASGMAMPEGKEESQSSRSEETRKTEVEKEEPPEREVPPLPARETSDPPESCTERRKNHVSQSLHPNKKGRGQEDSLQKVKPLPATTKIQRSVSSRVPMDDETAEAQNIVTAVGQILVDKLAHQHAGSPPELH